One stretch of Patescibacteria group bacterium DNA includes these proteins:
- the rpmG gene encoding 50S ribosomal protein L33 produces MSQENLIKLECADCKKINYYSKKNKKKLKERLQMKKFCKTCKKHTGHKETK; encoded by the coding sequence ATGTCGCAAGAAAATTTGATTAAGTTAGAGTGTGCTGATTGCAAAAAAATCAACTACTACTCAAAAAAGAACAAGAAAAAACTGAAAGAAAGGCTGCAGATGAAAAAATTCTGTAAAACCTGCAAGAAGCACACCGGCCATAAAGAAACCAAATAA
- the frr gene encoding ribosome recycling factor, with protein sequence MIAIILKNEEEFKKVIEHFRTDISSLRTGRANPALVENIQIKAYGSMMEIKGLASITIPDPKTIVIDPWDKSILKDVEKGITEANIGINPVVDGTIVRLSMPLMTEENRKEMVKILKQKSEQSRVSLRGIREKVKNAIIQAEEAKEISEDERFRAQEDLDKYVGGFNSEIDKMTEEKEKEIMTI encoded by the coding sequence ATGATTGCAATAATTTTAAAGAACGAGGAGGAATTCAAAAAAGTAATCGAGCATTTCAGGACCGATATCAGCTCGCTACGCACCGGCCGCGCCAACCCGGCGCTTGTGGAAAATATTCAGATCAAGGCGTACGGCTCCATGATGGAAATAAAAGGGCTCGCTTCAATCACGATTCCGGATCCAAAAACAATTGTCATCGATCCCTGGGACAAAAGTATTCTCAAGGATGTTGAAAAGGGAATTACCGAAGCGAACATCGGCATCAACCCCGTGGTTGACGGAACTATCGTCCGTTTGAGTATGCCGCTCATGACCGAAGAAAACCGCAAGGAGATGGTGAAGATTCTGAAGCAAAAAAGCGAGCAGTCGCGCGTCAGCTTGCGCGGCATCCGCGAAAAAGTAAAAAACGCGATCATCCAGGCCGAGGAGGCCAAGGAAATCAGCGAAGACGAGCGTTTTCGCGCGCAGGAGGACCTGGATAAATATGTCGGCGGATTCAATTCGGAGATTGACAAAATGACCGAGGAGAAAGAAAAAGAAATAATGACAATTTAA
- a CDS encoding tetratricopeptide repeat protein: MIYWICLIVLVIAVVVIAVIIFRKFSHLAIIDVDTMIHEKQAKIKEDIIWRRVARKTKERSEPIISVASEIKRGVGVFLENIYKRAKVLEKKYAMERRASKASRPVSAPASQIGAIVSEAESLFDQGKMAEAEEKYIEAIGIDGRNPEAYWGLGKVYIETKQFDEAKQSLDFLIKLGKADDRVYETLGDIAFSENRYKDAKEYYLIAIARNDSVVKYYLSLAKTYAALDDRSNAQSTLFEAREIEPKNPKTLDFLIENSIILGNKEQAQRIFEEFRALNPENPKFSEWEMAIEKMKK, encoded by the coding sequence ATGATTTATTGGATTTGTTTAATTGTCTTAGTGATCGCGGTTGTCGTTATCGCGGTGATCATATTCCGTAAATTTTCGCATCTTGCAATTATCGACGTCGATACAATGATTCATGAAAAACAGGCAAAGATAAAGGAAGATATTATCTGGCGCCGGGTCGCGAGAAAAACCAAGGAGCGTAGCGAGCCAATTATTTCGGTCGCTTCGGAAATAAAAAGGGGAGTTGGTGTATTTTTGGAAAATATTTACAAGCGTGCCAAGGTTCTTGAAAAAAAGTATGCCATGGAACGCCGTGCCTCAAAGGCGTCGCGTCCGGTATCCGCACCCGCATCGCAGATTGGTGCCATCGTGAGCGAAGCGGAATCGTTATTTGATCAGGGGAAAATGGCCGAGGCTGAAGAAAAATACATTGAAGCCATCGGAATCGACGGCCGTAATCCCGAAGCGTATTGGGGGCTTGGAAAAGTCTATATTGAAACAAAACAGTTTGACGAAGCCAAGCAGTCTTTGGATTTTTTAATAAAACTCGGCAAGGCCGACGACCGCGTGTACGAGACTCTGGGGGACATCGCGTTTTCAGAGAACCGATATAAAGACGCTAAGGAATATTATCTTATCGCCATCGCGAGAAATGATTCAGTCGTAAAATATTACTTATCGCTTGCCAAAACCTATGCCGCTCTGGACGATCGCTCGAATGCGCAGTCCACGCTCTTTGAAGCCAGGGAGATAGAGCCGAAGAACCCGAAAACCCTTGACTTCCTGATAGAAAATAGTATAATATTAGGCAACAAAGAGCAGGCGCAGCGGATTTTTGAAGAATTTCGCGCCCTGAATCCGGAAAATCCCAAATTTTCAGAATGGGAAATGGCCATTGAAAAGATGAAGAAATAA
- the tpiA gene encoding triose-phosphate isomerase: protein MNNKIIIANWKTYLSVFESEEIVREVLKFVKKQKDMPELVFCPTFTAIPSVAKIIGGSGKMKLGAQNMNWRDRGPFTGEVSPITLKEFGCEFVILGHSERRVHYHETDLEIHERIKLALEYGLIPVVCVGETAEERRAGRRDEVVRRQVTESLGILDLKGSERIIIAYEPVWAIGSGQAVAADDVESSHMSIRQTIIDNYSESEFNLHFQIIYGGSVDAANLEGFLEKEIVSGVLVGSASSRTESLISIIDGCINY, encoded by the coding sequence ATGAACAATAAAATAATAATAGCCAACTGGAAAACATATTTATCCGTTTTTGAATCCGAAGAAATCGTGAGAGAGGTTTTGAAATTCGTAAAAAAACAAAAAGACATGCCCGAGCTCGTTTTTTGCCCGACATTTACGGCAATTCCGTCGGTTGCGAAAATTATCGGCGGCTCTGGAAAAATGAAACTTGGTGCGCAGAACATGAACTGGCGCGACCGCGGACCCTTTACCGGCGAAGTCTCGCCAATCACGCTTAAGGAATTCGGCTGCGAGTTTGTTATTCTTGGTCATTCGGAACGGAGAGTACATTATCACGAGACCGATCTCGAAATCCATGAGCGCATCAAACTCGCTCTGGAATACGGTCTGATCCCGGTGGTCTGCGTCGGCGAAACTGCGGAGGAAAGGCGAGCCGGACGTCGCGACGAAGTGGTGCGTCGTCAGGTAACCGAATCGCTCGGCATCCTTGACCTCAAGGGCAGTGAGCGTATTATTATTGCGTATGAGCCGGTTTGGGCAATCGGTTCCGGCCAGGCCGTCGCCGCCGATGACGTCGAAAGTTCGCATATGTCAATCAGGCAGACCATTATTGATAATTATTCCGAATCGGAATTTAATCTGCATTTTCAAATTATTTACGGAGGCAGCGTCGATGCCGCAAATCTTGAAGGCTTTCTGGAAAAGGAAATCGTGAGCGGCGTGCTCGTCGGGTCAGCAAGTTCTCGGACAGAAAGCCTAATCAGTATCATCGATGGCTGTATAAATTATTAA
- a CDS encoding glycine--tRNA ligase, with amino-acid sequence MAKKELNSMEKIVAFCKRRGFIFQSSEIYGGFASCYDYGPLGVELKNNIKRAWWRSMVQENPDIVGLDASILMSPKVWEASGHMGSGFTDPMAECKKCHKRFRPDKIENPKSCPECGGELGGAKPFNLLVKTFIGPVEDTASVAYLRGETCQGIYVNFENVRESMRLKLPFGIAQIGKSFRNEITPGNFIFRMREFEQMEMQYFVNPKEKAGHFKRWKDARMQWYLDYGMNKKNLKFYEQKKEELAHYSSAAFDIEYEFPFGLDELEGIHDRGDWDLSNHSKHSGKDLRYFNEETKEKYFPHVVETSAGADRATLAFLIDAYSVVEGGRTTTTESAKEEEVVLRLDKRLSPIKVAVLPLSKKEELASPCRKIYEELARHWMVQYDETGSIGRRYRRQDEIGTPYCITFDFDSLEDKSVTVRDRDTMEQERIKIGDLADYLAEKLNV; translated from the coding sequence ATGGCAAAAAAAGAATTAAATTCAATGGAAAAAATTGTGGCATTCTGCAAGCGGCGCGGATTTATTTTTCAGTCATCCGAAATCTACGGCGGATTCGCGAGCTGTTACGATTACGGCCCGCTCGGCGTCGAGTTGAAAAATAACATCAAGCGCGCCTGGTGGAGGTCCATGGTGCAGGAGAACCCTGACATTGTCGGTCTTGATGCCTCGATCCTGATGTCGCCCAAAGTATGGGAAGCTTCGGGGCATATGGGTTCCGGATTCACCGACCCCATGGCGGAATGCAAAAAATGCCATAAGCGCTTCCGGCCCGACAAGATCGAAAATCCCAAGTCATGTCCGGAATGCGGTGGAGAGCTGGGGGGGGCAAAACCGTTCAATCTTCTGGTAAAAACATTCATCGGGCCAGTTGAGGATACCGCCTCGGTGGCATATCTGCGTGGAGAAACTTGTCAGGGGATTTACGTTAATTTTGAAAATGTGCGCGAATCAATGCGGCTAAAACTGCCGTTCGGCATCGCCCAGATCGGAAAATCATTTCGCAATGAAATCACACCCGGAAATTTTATCTTCCGCATGCGCGAATTTGAGCAGATGGAAATGCAATATTTTGTGAATCCCAAAGAAAAAGCGGGGCACTTTAAACGCTGGAAAGATGCTCGGATGCAATGGTATCTTGATTATGGAATGAATAAGAAGAACTTAAAATTTTACGAACAGAAAAAAGAAGAATTGGCCCACTATTCAAGCGCGGCTTTCGATATTGAATACGAATTTCCTTTTGGTCTCGATGAACTCGAGGGCATTCATGACCGCGGGGACTGGGATCTTTCAAATCATTCCAAACATAGCGGTAAGGACCTGCGGTATTTCAACGAAGAGACTAAGGAAAAATATTTTCCCCACGTTGTCGAGACCTCGGCCGGAGCCGATCGCGCCACCCTGGCATTTTTGATTGATGCCTATAGCGTGGTTGAGGGTGGACGTACCACCACCACCGAAAGCGCCAAAGAAGAAGAAGTCGTATTGAGGCTTGATAAAAGGCTGTCGCCGATTAAAGTCGCCGTATTGCCGCTTTCAAAAAAAGAGGAGCTGGCCTCGCCGTGTCGAAAGATTTACGAGGAGCTTGCTCGTCACTGGATGGTTCAGTATGATGAAACCGGTTCAATCGGCCGGCGTTACCGCCGCCAGGATGAAATCGGCACCCCCTACTGTATTACCTTTGATTTTGATTCGCTCGAGGACAAGTCCGTGACGGTCCGCGACCGCGATACCATGGAGCAGGAGAGAATCAAAATAGGTGATCTCGCGGATTATCTCGCAGAAAAACTCAATGTATAA
- a CDS encoding pitrilysin family protein: MYKLSKLKNGIRFLSVPVAGTSAVTVFVLCRVGSRYETPNLAGASHFIEHLMFKGTARRPTTLDISRELDGIGAEYNAMTSKDWTGYYVKASSRHLPLALDVLSDMLWNSKFDEQEYAREKGVIIEEINMYEDNPNMRLDSLLEEAMFPGNTLGRDIAGTRESITRMKRGEVIAYRDRFYAPRNTVVIAAGDIAGAAPRVKKIFENLGVKTKLKPLRFKNFYGLTKSAFLRCRIQHKKTKQIHLALGFPGLPHDHRDLSALTLGSVILGGTMSSRLFIAIREREGLAYYVNSSVDCYEDAGIFSIRAGLDTSRLVKAASILIAEIEKFKKFGPTAEEVRRAKDTVRGKFELALEDSANQADFYGKQALLMKRIKTPQEKLREIQRVSGADIVRVAARIFDWRRAGIAIIGPYHRPSDITKYFKV; encoded by the coding sequence ATGTATAAATTATCAAAATTAAAAAACGGCATCCGGTTTCTTTCGGTGCCGGTGGCCGGTACGAGCGCGGTTACGGTTTTTGTTTTATGCCGCGTCGGTTCGCGCTACGAAACTCCGAATCTCGCCGGCGCCTCTCATTTCATCGAACATCTGATGTTCAAAGGTACGGCGCGTCGGCCGACTACGCTTGATATCTCGCGCGAGCTTGATGGCATCGGCGCCGAATACAACGCCATGACTTCAAAAGACTGGACCGGCTATTACGTTAAGGCAAGTTCGCGCCATCTGCCGCTTGCCCTGGATGTTTTGTCCGACATGCTCTGGAATTCAAAATTTGATGAACAGGAATACGCTCGCGAAAAAGGTGTTATCATTGAAGAGATCAACATGTACGAAGATAATCCTAATATGCGCCTTGATTCTCTTTTGGAAGAAGCCATGTTTCCCGGGAATACGCTCGGCCGGGACATCGCCGGAACCCGCGAGAGTATCACGCGCATGAAACGCGGCGAAGTTATCGCGTATCGCGACCGGTTCTACGCGCCGCGCAACACCGTGGTCATCGCGGCCGGCGATATTGCCGGCGCTGCGCCTCGGGTCAAAAAGATTTTTGAAAATCTTGGCGTAAAAACTAAGCTCAAACCGCTCCGTTTTAAAAATTTTTACGGATTAACAAAATCTGCGTTCTTGCGCTGCCGCATCCAGCACAAAAAAACCAAACAGATTCATCTCGCCCTGGGATTTCCGGGGCTGCCGCATGACCACCGTGATTTGTCCGCGCTCACGCTCGGGAGCGTTATCCTCGGCGGCACCATGAGCTCGCGTCTTTTTATTGCGATCCGTGAACGTGAGGGCCTGGCGTACTACGTCAATTCATCGGTTGATTGTTATGAGGACGCCGGTATTTTTTCAATCCGCGCCGGGCTGGATACGTCGCGCCTTGTCAAAGCCGCTTCCATATTGATTGCGGAAATCGAAAAATTTAAAAAATTCGGCCCCACGGCCGAAGAGGTCCGCCGCGCTAAGGACACGGTACGCGGCAAGTTTGAGCTCGCGCTTGAAGATTCGGCGAATCAGGCCGATTTCTATGGTAAGCAAGCCCTGCTCATGAAACGCATCAAGACTCCGCAGGAAAAACTTCGGGAAATTCAGCGCGTTTCTGGCGCGGATATCGTGCGGGTCGCGGCCCGGATATTTGACTGGCGCCGCGCCGGCATCGCGATAATCGGACCATACCACCGTCCCTCGGATATTACAAAATATTTTAAAGTATAG
- a CDS encoding YCF48-related protein: MKKILPIIAITSLFALAGLGCIKISGTSSGETGGVWKTADQGETWEQKVSYPTAEGVGKIGQISVQTLAIDPSDHLAIYAGTAADGLLYTYDGAETWKSAKQLDTGSVSSVTINPENKCEIYAASRNKVYRSIDCNRTFEQAYYETRASVNITDVEVDWYNTAVVYAATSEGDLIKSQDAGASWSPVYRFDGAINDFMVDPFDSRMLYAATENKGFWKSSDGGASWNNFDEVLKEFKNSKDVYFVAADRTSQNTVIIVTKYGLIRTLDGGNTWSAIDLLTPPSEATITSIALNPREGNEIYYTTASTIYKSIDGGASWITKKVPAAERAASAIIVDSENNKVIYLGVKEVAKQGY, from the coding sequence ATGAAAAAAATTCTGCCGATAATTGCGATTACATCTCTATTCGCCCTTGCCGGATTGGGCTGCATTAAGATTTCCGGAACATCATCGGGTGAGACCGGGGGGGTCTGGAAAACCGCAGACCAGGGTGAGACCTGGGAGCAGAAAGTGTCTTATCCAACCGCCGAGGGCGTGGGCAAGATCGGGCAAATCAGCGTGCAGACCCTGGCGATCGATCCATCCGATCATCTTGCAATTTATGCCGGCACGGCCGCCGACGGACTTCTTTATACGTACGACGGCGCCGAGACATGGAAATCGGCAAAACAGCTGGATACGGGTTCAGTTTCCAGCGTGACCATCAATCCCGAGAATAAATGCGAAATATACGCGGCGAGCCGCAATAAAGTTTACCGCAGTATTGACTGCAACCGCACCTTTGAACAGGCGTATTATGAAACCCGCGCGAGCGTGAACATTACGGATGTTGAAGTTGACTGGTATAACACCGCCGTGGTTTACGCCGCGACCTCGGAGGGAGATCTCATCAAGAGCCAGGATGCCGGTGCGAGCTGGTCGCCGGTGTACCGCTTCGACGGCGCGATTAATGATTTTATGGTTGATCCATTTGATTCGCGCATGCTTTACGCGGCCACGGAAAATAAGGGATTTTGGAAGAGCTCGGACGGCGGTGCGAGCTGGAATAATTTTGACGAGGTTCTCAAGGAATTTAAAAATTCTAAAGACGTTTATTTTGTCGCCGCGGACAGGACGTCGCAAAATACTGTAATTATCGTGACCAAATACGGGCTTATCCGCACGCTGGATGGCGGCAATACCTGGTCGGCCATTGATCTGCTTACCCCGCCCAGTGAGGCGACGATTACTTCAATCGCGCTAAATCCGCGCGAAGGAAATGAAATTTATTACACTACCGCCAGTACGATCTATAAATCAATTGACGGGGGCGCGAGTTGGATTACCAAGAAAGTTCCGGCCGCCGAGCGCGCCGCGTCTGCGATAATTGTTGATTCGGAAAATAACAAGGTCATCTATCTTGGCGTGAAAGAGGTCGCGAAGCAGGGTTATTAA